The proteins below are encoded in one region of Lonchura striata isolate bLonStr1 chromosome 1, bLonStr1.mat, whole genome shotgun sequence:
- the DNAJB6 gene encoding dnaJ homolog subfamily B member 6 isoform X3: MVDYYEVLGVQKHASAEDIKKAYRKLALKWHPDKNPDNKDEAERQFKQVAEAYEVLSDAKKRDIYDRYGKEGLINGGGGGNHHDNPFDFGFTFRNPDDVFREFFGGRDPFSFDFFEDPFEDFFGGRRGPRGSRNRGGGGSFFSAFGGFPAFGSGFSPFDTGFPSFGSLGHGGITSSFSSTSFGGSGMGNFKSVSTSTKIVNGRKITTKRIVENGQERVEVEEDGQLRSLTINALLVKSCLLPLDLCRRSV, encoded by the exons ATGGTGGATTATTATGAAGTTCTGGGAGTGCAGAAGCATGCCTCAGCAGAGGATATCAAAAAAGC GTACCGTAAATTGGCACTAAAATGGCACCCTGATAAAAATCCAGACAATAAAGATGAGGCGGAGCGGCAATTTAAGCAAGTAGCTGAAGCCTATGAAGTCTTGTCAGATG CTAAAAAGCGTGACATCTATGACAGATATGGAAAAGAAGGCCTAATAAATGGAGGTGGAG gTGGAAATCATCATGATAATCCATTTGATTTTGGATTTACATTCCGCAACCCAGATGATGTCTTCAGGGAGTTTTTTGGTGGAAGGGACCCCTTTTCATTTGACTTCTTCG AAGACCCTTTTGAGGACTTCTTCGGTGGCAGGCGGGGTCCAAGGGGAAGCAGAAACAGAGGTGGTGGTGGAtcatttttctctgcctttggTGGATTCCCTGCTTTTGGAAGTGGTTTCTCTCCATTTGACACAG GTTTTCCTTCGTTTGGCTCCCTGGGACATGGAGGCATTACTTCGTCATTCTCCTCTACGTCATTTGGTGGCAGTGGAATGGGAAACTTCAAATCCGTATCAACCTCAACTAAAATAGTTAATGGCAGAAAAATTACTACAAAGAG GATTGTTGAGAATGGACAAGAGAGAGTAGAAGTTGAAGAAGATGGCCAGTTAAGGTCGCTAACAATAAATG